The genome window ataaacaaaatcttatatttttatattttattttatttatatttatataagtgaacttactaattttattttttataatttatatccaCTGATTTAGGGTCTTCGATCCGTCACTAAAAAGTATGTTTGTTATCAAAAGGTGCTTATGTTGTGATtcagagaatatatatatatatatatatatatatatatatatatattggcccAACAAACCTGTCTGCAAGATGTTACATGTTGATGTTGCTGGCAGATATAAGTCCACAGCACATACCAAAATTTTaccattcttttcttttcttttaaacattCTCTTTATGTAGAAATTTATAGACATCTTGCTATTCTTTCAacccaatctttttttttttgccatgcTGATAAAGGATAATTTTCATCAGAGAAAAAAACAGTTacataaaaatgttaataatttattttttttatattggctaaaatttgttagagataaaaaattgtacaaatCCTACTTCTCAAATGTGTTGAAAGAAGTgtgataaaaattagaaaatgtgTTACTAACACTCCTCAAAGCTATAACACATTTGTTTTAAGGTTTGCGCCAAGGTAGTGTGAAGTCAGATTTTTGTAATAGCCACAATTTCTAATTGTTGATTAACAACGGGCAAGTTATGTCTACCCCAGGGGAGCTAGTCTTGCAAGTCAGAATCAGGAATTAGTTACCACAGAATAATGGACAACCTCTTCAGAACCATCCTATCTTGCATcaatttcatttctaaaatatCTATCGGGACTTCATATTCGGATGTTATCTTGTTGAATTTATCAACCCATTTAATGTTCAATTTGAAATCCTAGACTCGGTAGCCGTACTTGGACCTTTGGTTGATTGAACAGGCAGAAACTTATCTGAAAGAAATGAATGTTGTGTTTGGTTCTGATTCAAGCTTCACAAACAAAATTATCTAAAGATGCCAATTTTCAAAAGCACTCAGAATCAATAATCTTATCATAAATAGTTATTCCAAATAGCTTTTTGGCACACTGCAATTGAAATTGGAGAACTATAAACTCCACTACTCATTCCTTTAGAGGCTTACACTGCTTACAAATAAAGCATTACATGGTACACcaataatacaaaatttatttaattatttcactCAAGGGAAAAATAGCTCTATACATGTTAAGAAAATTTCCTCAGCTATCTCATATGCACTCGTTATTCCTCAAGGGCGATATTTGATTAAAACCAAGGTCGTGGTGTCTGTCACCAATTTTACAGTAAGATTTAGGTGCTGAATTTCTGCTCAGTGGTGCTTGTCGAGGCCTGCATCATTCAGTTGCACCAGTGTAAATAATGTGCATCTAAGAATACAGTTCAAAACTTCAAATTATTCTAACCCCCATGTAAGGACCTTTTCCCATTCAGGTATGAGATTTATTTAGTACAAGAAAACTTCGTACTAAGTTAGTtaagaaaaggaagaatgtatAACAATACATAGTTGCTccaataaaaattacttttgaaagtatcacacaactactcaatcaATCATACTAGTTTGCACAACTTAAGAATAATGTTTATATTCTTCTACTCTTACTAATCCTCCCaatactttataaaatattaactaaaaaatattttaataatataaaaacatttagtACTTTTTCATACTCTCGTTTCATTCCTTCTATTTAGTATCActagaaaatatcatatttgccaaggattaaaagttaatttctCTTTCACCAAATATATCCTTATCCTTCCAAACGTACGGAAAGAGGAAAAATTATGTGTTCCTTCtgaaataaacatttataagGATTCTTTCACTATCAAGTTGGGACTCATGTTAACAGAAATCTTCATAGTACGTGAACAAGAGATTGTACTGACCCCAACTGACGTTACAAAACTGCAAACGGCACATTTCACGGATCTTGCTCCATATTGGTACCTGAGTAGCATCTTACAGTTCCCACAGTTGACATGCGCCACCAGATTTGCTGTTACAATGTTCATACATACAAAGTAGTGACTCAAATAATAACGATTTAGCTAACTAAAGAAACTCTGTCCTTATCTCCACGAATATGTATACACAACACACACAACTTCCATAGTGGTTCGATACCTTCCAAAGCTAGATTGACCGTGTGACAGCAAGAGCATTGCACACTTGTGGCTCCACGGATGTACATGAGGAAAGTGTGACAGCCTCCACAAACTAACTGGGCCATTTCTGTGCCTATGCACACAAAATTTTACGATTTCATTTTCCTTATATTTGGTTGATTGAAAAACAATGGGAAAGGTAACAAGTTGAACTTCCTAAATAACAAGAATTAGAGACAGAAATTGCACCGTACCAGGAGGTGGCACTGTTGTGACTGCATTGCAAACAGCACAGCACACAGAGGTGGCTCCAACTGGATAGAGCAGAAGGTTTCTACACCCAGAACAGACTAGTTGACTCTGTGCACCTGGTTACCAAGGAAGGTTTTGACATAAGTTATTtgcaagtattaaaaaaatgaccatttttgtgtcccttttctctttgataataTAGCAATTAAGGTTCTAGCATTCATCCTATCATCAATACAGGTCCAATTTTCAAATGGCAAGCCTGGCCAGAAGAGAAATTGGACTAGAATAGAAAACTGTACTAGAAAAAGATATCTAAATTCTAATCTCCAAATCCGCACATTCTAAACAAATCAAGAGTCTTTCAGAAGAATTTTCCTGAACACATCTTCACATTCAATCCACCATTTGGGAAACGAAAATTTTCCATTCTCCACCCCTTTAAATGAATTGGACATTTCCATTTTATATCCGTGATTCATTCTAAGGACTTGGTCTTCAAAACAATAAACTTGTTTCCTCCATTAACTATCAGAAGTGAAAATTGGACATTAAAATTTCCAATCTATGGAATAGAAATAACAATTCAAGTGTGCTATCATTCCATGACCAACATGAATGAGTAAAGAATGAAAGAGTAAGATACCATTTGGTGGAGGCGTATATGGAGCTGGTGGAGGGGGTGGAGGGTACGGGGCAAG of Glycine soja cultivar W05 chromosome 1, ASM419377v2, whole genome shotgun sequence contains these proteins:
- the LOC114422845 gene encoding protein LOL1-like, whose amino-acid sequence is MLVPLAPYPPPPPPAPYTPPPNGAQSQLVCSGCRNLLLYPVGATSVCCAVCNAVTTVPPPGTEMAQLVCGGCHTFLMYIRGATSVQCSCCHTVNLALEANLVAHVNCGNCKMLLRYQYGARSVKCAVCSFVTSVGASTSTTEQKFST